DNA sequence from the Thiosulfativibrio zosterae genome:
AGATTCATCCAAAATGGGTACAGGCACATCAATGATGGGCAGACTCATCGCTTGAGGTATTTCTGGAACTTCAATCACCCGAACAAATACTTCATTTTCACCAATCATTCCCAGCTTGCGCCGCGCAATGGTTTCTATGGCTTCAGACCCTGACTGCAGATCTTCAACTTCTTGTCGCAATAATTGATTTTTTGCTCGCTGAGCAGCCACTTCTTCTGAAATGCCGTCAAGTCGAGAACTCAGAGAGAGGTATTCGCCTATTCCCCCATCAGAGGATAAAAGGCGAACACTCAATAGGAAAATCACGAACCCAAGAGCGATGAAAATGATTTTCAATGCAAAACCTCCTGGGTTAGAGAAAAACGCTTATTTTTTGAGATTGTAGAAAGTGGCTAAACCAGGGTAAACGGCTTCTGCACCCAAAGCTTCCTCAATACGAATCAATTGGTTGTATTTCGCAATACGGTCAGTACGCGACAAAGAACCTGTTTTGATTTGACCACAACCTGTCGCAACCGCAATGTCCGCAATTACAACATCTTCTGTTTCACCCGAGCGGTGCGAAACCACTGCGGTATAACCGGCTTTTTTCGCCATAGCAATGGCTTCAAAAGTTTCAGTCAAAGTACCAATTTGGTTGATTTTGATGAGGATAGAGTTACCAATCCCTTTTTCAATCCCTTCCGCTAGAATTTTAGGATTGGTCACGAATAAGTCATCACCCACGATTTGTAAACGGTGACCATCTTTTTCAGTTTGGTATTTGAAACCATCCCAGTCAGACTCATCTAAACCGTCTTCGATAGAGATAATTGGGTATTTATCAACCCAGCTAGACAATAAATCGACCATTTCTTTAGAAGACAAGACTTTGTTTTCAGAACCTAAAGTGTAAACACCATCTTTATATAGCTCAGAAGATGCCGCATCCATCGCGATCATAATGTCTTTACCAGCGATGTAACCCGCTTTTTCAATGGCTTCTAAAATAACGGTAATCGCTTCTTCATTAGACTTAAGATCCGGTGCAAAACCACCCTCATCGCCGACTGCGGTGTTATAGCCTTTATCATGTAACACTTTTTTCAAAGTATGGAATACTTCAGCACCGTAACGAATCGCTTCAGCCATGGTAGGTGCGCCGACAGGAACAATCATGAATTCTTGGAAATCCACTGAGTTATCCGCGTGTTCACCACCATTGATGATGTTCATCATGGGCACAGGCATTTTGTAATCATCTGTTTTTAAGTAGGCATACAAAGGCACATTTTTTGACTTGGCTGCTGCTTGAGCAACCGCAATTGAAACCGCCAAAATAGCATTTGCACCTAAACGCGCTTTGTTATGAGTGCCATCCAAAGCAATCATGGCGTTATCAATAGCAGCTTGATCCAAAGCATCTTTACCAATCAATAAGGCTCTGATTTCAGTGTTGATGTTGTTAACGGCTGTTAAAACACCTTTACCACCAAACTTAGACTTATCACCATCACGCAATTCAATCGCTTCACGAGAACCGGTTGAGGCACCAGACGGAGAAATTCCACGACCGATTGAACCGTCTTCTAAAATAACATCGGCTTCAACCGTAGGGTTTCCACGAGAATCGATGACTTGACGAGCTTTAATATCCTTGATAATTGACATTGTTTTTTCCTATCAAAATTAATACTGAACTTTTAAAATTTAATCATTGTAAGGGTTAGACATGACAGGCCAATGACAAGTCACCTGCCGCTCTCAACTTTGAGGTTTCTAACCTAAGAATTCACTTTCAATAAAGCCTTCTGACTTCACCAACGCATCTAAACGCTGCATGGTTTGTAATAAGGGTTTTAAATTGCCTAAAGGCCACATATTTGGACCATCGCTCAAGGCATTTTTAGGGTCTGGATGGGTTTCCATAAAAATCCCAGAAATCCCTGCCGCAATCGCGGCACGCGCCAATACAGGCACCATTTCACGCTGCCCACCCGAAGTCGTTCCATTGCCGCCCGGTTGTTGTACTGAATGCGTGGCATCAAACACCACAGGGCAACCGGTTTGGCGCATTGACGCCAAACCACGCATATCTGAAATCAAGGTGTTATAACCAAAAGAAGTGCCACGGTCACAAACCATAATGTGTTCATTACCCACTTCACGAGCCTTAGCAACCACCTGGTCCATATCCCAAGGCGCTTGAAACTGACCTTTTTTGATATTCACCGGAATACCTTGACGACAAACATTTTGAATAAAGTTGGTTTGGCGCACTAAAAAAGCAGGCGTTTGCATGACATCCACCACCGAAGCGACTTCATCCAAAGGCGTATCTTCATGGACGTCAGTCAATACAGGCACCCCAATTTCATCTTTCACTTTTTGCAAAATACGCAAACCTTCTTCAACCCCTAAACCACGAAAGCTTTTGGTTGAAGAGCGATTAGCTTTGTCATAAGAAGACTTATAGATAAATGGAATCCCTAACTCATCGGTCATTTCTTTCAATTTAAAAGCCGTTTCTAACGCCAAGGCTTCCGATTCAATGACGCAAGGGCCGGCAATTAAAAAAAGTGGCTGATCAATGCCGGCTTCAAAATGACATAATTTCATAAGGGGTTCTCTTATTTTTTAAATTGGTTAGCGGCTTCAACAAACGCTTTAAACAATGGATGACCGTTGCGGGGTGTTGAGGTAAATTCTGGGTGAAATTGACAAGCCACAAACCATGGGTGGTCGGCAATTTCAATGGTTTCTACCAAGCTACCATCTTCTGATTTTCCGGCAAAAATCAAACCCGCTTCCTCCAATCTTGGAATATAACCATCGTTTACTTCATAACGGTGTCTGTGTCTTTCACGGATGCTATCTGCGCCATAAATCGCGTGCATTTTGGAGCCAGGCGTTAGACTACAAGCTTGGCCACCTAAACGCATGGTTCCGCCTAAGTCAGCATGCTCATCGCGTTGAATGACTTGGCCTTCTTCATCGGTCCACTCGGTAATCAGTGCGACAACCGGATGAGTGGTCTTTGGATTGAGTTCTGTGGAGTGCGCATCTGCCATACCTGCAACATGACGAGCATATTCAACCACGGCCATTTGCATCCCTAAACAAATGCCTAAATAAGGAATCTTATTTTCACGGGCATACTGAATCGCAGCAATCTTTCCTTCCACGCCTCTTTCACCAAACCCACCGGGGACTAAAATCGCGTCTGCGCTTTCAATCATGCCTGTGCCGTCAGTTTCAATGTTTTCAGAGTCGATGTAATCAATATTAACTTTGGTTTTGGTATGAATGCCCGCATGAATCAAGGCTTCAATCAAAGACTTATAGGCTTCGGTTAAATCAACATATTTACCAACCATGGCAATCTTAACTTCTTTTTCTGGGTTAAGTTGCGCATCGACCACCGCATCCCAGTCTGATAAGTCTGCCGCAGGCAATTCCATTCTGAAACGATTAACAACCAAATCATCCAAACCTTGCTCATGTAACATTCTGGGGATTTGGTAAATGGTTTTAGCATCTAAAGAATTGATAACCGCCGCTTCTTGCACATTGGTAAACAAGGCAATTTTGCGTCTTTCGCTTTCAGCTAAGGGGCGCTCAGAGCGACAAATTAAAATATCAGGTTGAATCCCGATGGAGCGTAGTTCTTTAACTGAATGTTGCGTCGGTTTGGTTTTGACTTCACCGGCGACAGCAATATAAGGCAATAGGGTTAAATGCATAAAGATCGCACGGTCACGCCCGACTTCAATCGAAAGCTGACGAATCGCCTCTAAAAACGGCAAAGATTCAATATCCCCAACCGTGCCACCCACTTCCACCAAGGCAACATCAGCACCTGCGGCACCGAGTTTGATGCGGCGAATAATCTCATCGGTAATGTGAGGAATCACTTGAACAGTGCCGCCTAAATAATCACCGCGTCTTTCATTACGAATCACGCGATCATACACCTGACCGGTTGAAAAACTGTTGCGTTGCGTAAAATGACGCTGCACAAATCGTTCATAGTGACCCAAATCCAAATCGGTTTCTGCGCCATCATCGGTCACAAAAACTTCACCGTGTTGAAACGGGCTCATGGTGCCAGGATCGACATTGATGTAAGGATCCATTTTGAGCATGCTGACTTTTAAGCCACGCGCTTCTAAAAGCGCACCTAATGAGGCTGCTGCAATGCCTTTCCCAAGAGAAGAAACTACGCCACCCGTTACAAAGATAAATTTTGTCATGAAATCACTATTGAATTGAATAATCAGAATGGGTGTGAATTATAGCGTAAAGCAGGATTTACAGCAAACTATCTCAGGGGTTTAGACAGGCGGGTTTTGATATTGACTCAAGGTCTTGAACCCAAGAATTGCGACCAATTGATTTTCATACGCCAACACCGGCCAAATTTCACGCAGCCAAGGGGCAATTTTATGGTTTTTAAACCAAGTTTTGAGCCCGGGCATTGCTTGCAAATCACTCGGATGAATACTTCTAATCGAAAGCCCTTCTCGCAACCAAGCAAAATCTACTTGATGACTTAAAAACCATTTAGGAGAAATCAAAGTTTTAAAAGGATACCTCAAAGACAGCTTTGAAAAATTCTCAAAATCATAATGATAAGGACGACCTAACTCTGCCTGACAAAGGCAATATAACGAAAATCCATGAATCCGTAAAACATAGCCATTTGCCAAAGCAAAACTGGGCGAAGACGATGACCGATAAGACGCCAAAGTATGTCTTAGCCACTCAAAAATAGATTGGTTAATACCCAATTTTAAATGCGTTTGAAACCAATACTGCAAAACATTTTTTTGACGCGCCCAATCCAAACCGTCCAAAACTTGCAAATCCAATCCATAGACAGAGCAATTTTTATCCCCCACATCAATCAAAGCTAACTGCTCTAACAAACTGGCCGATTCATGCAATAAAGAGGCTGAAAGCGCAATATTTTGCTCTGAAAATGACCAGGCCTGGTTAAATTTAGGCAAGATTTCATGCCGCACGAAGTTGCGTTTAAAGTCGATATTTTGATTAGACGGATCTTCTACCCAAAACAATTGATGCTCAGTGGCATAAGCCAGCAAAGCTTCATACGGCACATTTAATAAGGGTCTTGCTTGGTGCAACTGAGTCGATTGAAAAGTTTTGTCCGTTTCTGGGGTCATCCCACTCAGGCCTTGTACACCTGACCCTCTTGCCAAAGCCATTAAAACGGTTTCTGCCTGATCTCGCTGATGATGTGCCGTTAATAAAACCCCTTGATCTCGAATTAAATGCGCAAAGGCTTCATAACGCTTTTGGCGAGCCACGGCTTCAATACCTTGACGAGCAACCGCTTTCACTTCAACTGGAATTGCAAAAAAAGTGACCAGCCAGTTATCACAGATTTGTTTGCAATGACTTTGCCAGTCATCGGCTGCTGCTTGCAAACCATGATGCACATAGACAGCTGTTAAATTCAGTTTGGGATTGGATAAACGCAGTTGCGTTAAGGCGTGTAATAAAACCGTAGAATCTAGGCCGCCACTAAAAGCAACCCAGAGAGGAGAGGTGTTTTGCGCCACAAAATCTTGTAACGCACTGACCACTTGTTGTGGCGAAGCATTATTGGCCACAATCAAAAAGCTTAAACGATTTCAAAGTTTCCATAACCCATGTAACGCTGATAACGGGCTGGCAATAATTGATCAATTGGCTTATCTCTGAGTAAAGTGAGTTGTGTCAGCAAGGCGTCTTTTAACGCAGAAGCTGAAGCCGCATGATCACGATGTGCACCGCCCAAAGGCTCAGGAACTATCACATCTACCAGCCCAAGTTCTTTTAAGCGCGAGGCAGTAATCCCTAAGGCAGCCGCCGCATCGGGTGCATTCGCCGCATCTTTCCAAAGAATGGAAGCGCAGCCTTCTGGCGAAATGACTGAATAGGTGCTGTATTGCATCATCATAGTGACATCACCAACGCCAATCGCCAAAGCGCCACCCGATCCACCTTCACCTATCACCGTGCAAATGACTGGCACTTTCAATTCTGACATTTCAATCAAATTACGCGCAATAGCTTCGCTTTGACCACGCTCTTCAGCATTAATCCCTGGATAAGCACCTGGCGTGTCAATAAAAGTTAAAATGGGCAGTTGAAATCTTTCGGCCATTTTCATTAGGCGCAAGGCTTTACGATAGCCTTCTGGGCGCGGCATCCCGAAATTGCGTTTAATTTTTTCTTTGGTATCTCGGCCTTTTTGTTGACCAATCACCATAACGGCTTCACCATTAATACGAGCCAAACCGCCCATAATAGCAGGATCATCTGCAAAAGCACGATCACCGTGTAATTCTTTAAAGTCGGTGAAAATATTTTTTAGATATTCTTTTAAATAGGGACGCTGAGGATGTCTGGCTACCTGAGCAATTTGCACATCACTGAGTTTCTTAAAGATGGCTTCTGTCAGGTTCTTGCTTTTCGATTCGAGCGCAGCCACCTCTTGAATTAAGTTCATATCTTGCCCATCTAAGTGGCGCAATTCTTCAATTTTGGCCTCTAATTCCGCGATGGGTTGTTCAAAATCTAAAAAATCTAATTTCATGAAGTGGTTCCCTAAGACAATTTCTGTCTAACTGACAGACGAAAATTTTTTTGAGCATTCTAACAAAATCCAACAATAAAATCAGCTTATATCAAATGGCCGTTACAGCACTTTGCTTGGCTTGATTCACTCTTTCATAGACTTTTAAAAGGCCTTGATGCTTCTGACTTTCAGCAAACATCGCCTGTCCAAAAGTCATTCCCCACAACACTTCTTCGCCTTCAATATTGGCCATCACTTGCTTAACCAATGTCTCTCCAAAGAGCGTTTTATGCACCTCTAGGTTAATTTCTGAATCCCAATCAGAGTCTTGCGCCGCCAAAATAAACCCTAACACCTGGTAGCGTTTGCCTAAATTTGCATCATGCACATAATAACTAGCCGTTTCTAATAATTCGCTCACCAAATAACGATCTGCAAAACTTAAGGCTAGCGCCAATTTAAGGTCAATCACTTTAAACTGTTTCCAAGGGCTGTTGTCATCCGGTAATAACCCAATTAAGTTTGCAACATTTTGATGGTCGCTAAATCCTAAGTGATCAATTTCTTCATAAGCAAACTCAAAATCTTGGGCGGCTTGGTCAGAGTCTGCCAATTCATTCAACAACTCACGCAAAGTTCTACCCAGATTTTGATTACGACTCAACAACTCATCCATGGGATAAATTTCGGACATTCCTGGCACTATCACCCTTGCCGCAGGCACGCCATAATAATCGTAAAAACCTGAATAAACGCCAAAACCTAGGTTTTGCACCTTGGTCACCAAATACTGCCATTGCTCTTGGGTCGTGCCCTCAAAATTCCATGGAACAAACGCATAATCATATTGATGAGAAATAAAATGCGCGTGCATCAAGCCACTGGAGTCAATAAAGTGATTTTCAATATTTTCATCATCTCCAACCAAGTCTTGGTCAAAAATCGGTAATTGAAAGCCATCCAATAACTCTAAACTACGCCCCTGTAATGACTCCGTTAAGGTTCTCTCCAAAGCCACCTCAAAAATTGGATGCGCGCCAAAAGAGGCAAAACAAGTGCCGGTATTTTGGTCAAACAAGGTGACATTCATCACCGGATAAAAACCGCCTAAAGAGGCATCTCTAATCGAAACGGCAATGCCTTGCGCTTGCAATTTGGCTCTGGCTTCGACAACGGTTGGCAAAGTTTGGATGATGGCTTCTGGTACTTCAGGCAAACAGAGATTTTCACGCAATATTTTGGCTTTAACCCAGCGCTCAAAAACCTCAGACAAACCCTGCACCTTGGCCTCTAACTCAGTATTTCCCGCGCACAACCCATTACTGGCGTACAAGTTACTGAACACACTCATCGGAAAATAAACCAACTCCCCGCTGGCCTCATCTTTTAAGGGCAAACAACGCACCTTTTGACTGTCATCATTTAAGCTGAGTAAATCTTCACCCGCCCATTCTTGCTCTGGGTCATATATATCCCAAAGTTCTGGGGTTAAGGCTTGGCGAAAGTCATCCACATTTAAAGATTTTTCATCTGGGTAATACAACCAACCCTGAGCCGTTTCTTGGCCCAGCCAAAAATCCGAGAAAAAGTAGTTGGTTTCAACACGCTCGAAAAATTCACCTAACGCACTGGCTAAGGTTGCTTTACGGCTGGCGCCTTTACCATTGGTAAACAGGGCGGGGCAAATGGCATCTTTAATATGAACCGAATACACATTGGGCACGGGATTCAACCAAGAGGCTTCTTGAATTTGAAATCCTGCGGTCGCTAAACCACTTTGCATCTTTTGAATCGATGCCTCAAGACAAGCGTCCTTACCCTTAATAAATGTTTGTTCAACCATCTTATTCACCCTTGTAGCCCGCTTAAATTCAAGCATCTGAGCCGTGTTAAAAAAATAATGCAATAACCTAGTAAATAGGTAGAATAATATTCACAAAAACCAAAAAACGGTTTTAATATTAATCATGAACTTTAGAAAAATTTGTATTTTAAGGAGTATGCTGATGAAACACCAACCACTTATTATAATGGGGCTGTCAACAATATTAATGTCTTCGGCATTTGCTAATGACGAAATGCCTGGAAAAGCCCTGCATGACGATGCCAACTGCTTAAAATGTCATGCCTCTAAACCTTATAATCCTGCTAAAACCAACACCTTTCCAAAGCTAGTTAAGGCGGTTTCGTTTTGTAACGACAACCTAAACAGCGGCTGGTTTGAGGACGAAATTCATCATGTTGCCGAGTATCTAAACGCAACCTACTACCATCACCCCAAATAATCCTTTCAAAACAAAAAAGGCAGATAATTTATCTGCCTTTTTTAATTCAGCCTGCCCACAAAACGCTAAACTTTTGCACCTAAAATTCTTAATCTTTCTCTAAATTGCTTTAAGACTGCTGGATCAACTTTATCCAAATCATCTTCCGCCGATTCATAGGATGCATCGAACAGTATTTTATCTAAGGCTTCAATTAAAAAATAATGCTGAGTTGAAATGGTTTTATTTTTCCAATCGCGAGATTTCTGACGCCACAATTGGTTCAACTGCTTATCCGACTTAAGCGTTGTGATGACATCGGCCATCAAATCATTCAATTTGGGAACCGCTTCGTACGGCCAATAAGGACGACCTATACCTGGCTCATAATAAGATTCGCGTTCCTTTTTGGCCAATACCAAGGCTGGAACCAACTCGCTTAGTCCTAAAGACTTGGCTTTTGCCATGGCAATATCAAATTGATCTAAGGTCATAATGGGTGCATTTGACTTCCAACGCGAAAAAGTAATGTATAAATTATTACGCTCTATAAAATCAAATTGCCCTGTTTGTAATTTACGCACATTGGCTTGAGGCACAATATATTGCATGCCCTTACCGAAAAGCTGAGTTCTATCTGTCCACATTTCCCAAACCACTTCATTGGTGGCTTGACCTAACTCATTTTCACGGATAGGTACACACGAAATTCCGTAATCATGGCCTTTGACATAATCTAAAACAGAAATTTGATAATCACCATTCTTCACTTGCTGGCGAACCAATCCGATGATGTAAGCATCGTCTTTGATATTATTTGCTGGATAAGCCACCATTACCGTTTCACCAGGTAAAAAGTCTTTAGCCCATGCGGTTGCATTTAGAGTTAAGAAAGTCAAACACACCCACAACACACTTTTGAAAAAATCTATTTTCAAATCAAACTCCCTTTTTCTTTTCAGCAACATTGTTTCTTAAATAAACCGGCACAGGCACTTTCTCTAATACCGAACAAGCTTGATCCATTCTTTGGCTAGCAATCATCGCAATTGCCGCCGCTTTGGGTAAATCTGCCTGCCAAAACGCTGTCATTTCAACCAGGTCTGGGTATTCTAATGCAATATCACCCACGCCATTTTTATCCTGTAAACGCTGCTCAGCGATTTCTAGAGAAACCAGTTCGGTTGGTTCACTAACCAAACGACCGTCAACAACAGACCCTTTCTGACAATAGACCTCTTTCATGCGCGCATCTAGACAGGCTTGCCATTCAGTTTTACCCGTTGCCTCATAAGCTTGCCAAATAAGCGCCTCTAAGGTAGAAACGCCAATCACTGGTTTTTGCCAACCATAAGCCAAGCCTTGAATAACCCCTGTGGCGACGCGAACCCCAGTAAATGCGCCCGGCCCTTCGCTAAAGGCTAAAGCATCTAATTGTCCTGGTAATAAACTCGCTTCGGCTAAAACCGCTTCCACCATGCCCAAAATTAAATTGGCATGTTTTTGAGGTGCCATTTCAAACCGCGAGAATAGCACGCCCTCTTTGTAAACACTGGCTGAGCAAGCTTGGGTTGCCGTTTCTATGGCTAAAATATTCATGCATCTTTCTCTTGTTTAGAATTCAGACTCTTGTCATTTTCTTTTAAAAAGCTTAAAACGGTTTGCACATCATACACCCAAGGAAAGCTAGGTAAACTTTTGGCGATCACTTTGCCATAAGGTTTTTGCGAAAGTCGTGGGTCGCATAACACCAAAATGCCGGTATCTTGCACATCTCGAATCAGACGACCTGCGCCTTGCTTCATGGCGATAATGGCTTCGGGCAATTGAAAATTAACAAAACCATGTAAACCCTTTTCTTTTAAATAGGCTTCTCTGGCCTGCACTATGGGGTCATCAGGCGGCGCAAAAGGAATACGGTCAATCATCACCACTTTTAAGGCCTCTCCCTTAACATCAACCCCTTCCCAGAAACTGCTGGTACCCAATAACAATGCTTTTTCGGATTCTCTAAAGCGTTGCAATAAAGCACTTTTAGGGGCATCGCCCTGCACCAACAAAGTTCCCTGCCAATGGGTTAATAAAATCTCGCGGGCTTCTTGTAAAGCCTTATGACTGGTAAACAGTAAAAATGCGCGACCTTCGGTTTGTGCCAACAAAGGCCAAATGGCTCTTAAACATATTTTGATATAGTCAGGGTCGCGGGGCTGAGGCAAACCAATTGGGTGGTAAATCAAGCCTTGCGAATCATAATCAAACGGACTGTCCCAACAAGCATTATCGGCATCTTCTAATCCCAAACGATTCGCAAAGTAACTAAACTGACCATTCACACTTAAGGTGGCGGATGTAAAAATCCAAGCGCCGCCCATTTCTTCACGATGCCGACTGAACGGCCCAGCCACACTCAAGGGCGTTAAGTTCAGTTTAAAACGAGCTTGCGAAGACTCTAACCACCGAATTTGAAACTCATTTTCAGCCTTTAACCAATGCGACAACTGTTTTTCAAACTCCTGCGCACGACGATGCACCGCTTGGATTTGCTTACCTCGTTCGGTCAAAGGCTTAAGATTATCCGCCACTTGCGTTAAATGATTCAGTAGCCGCTTGAGCATTTTTAGACTGGCTAAATCATTTTCAAACATTTCCCAAGTCCAGCGCTTTTCCC
Encoded proteins:
- the eno gene encoding phosphopyruvate hydratase, with amino-acid sequence MSIIKDIKARQVIDSRGNPTVEADVILEDGSIGRGISPSGASTGSREAIELRDGDKSKFGGKGVLTAVNNINTEIRALLIGKDALDQAAIDNAMIALDGTHNKARLGANAILAVSIAVAQAAAKSKNVPLYAYLKTDDYKMPVPMMNIINGGEHADNSVDFQEFMIVPVGAPTMAEAIRYGAEVFHTLKKVLHDKGYNTAVGDEGGFAPDLKSNEEAITVILEAIEKAGYIAGKDIMIAMDAASSELYKDGVYTLGSENKVLSSKEMVDLLSSWVDKYPIISIEDGLDESDWDGFKYQTEKDGHRLQIVGDDLFVTNPKILAEGIEKGIGNSILIKINQIGTLTETFEAIAMAKKAGYTAVVSHRSGETEDVVIADIAVATGCGQIKTGSLSRTDRIAKYNQLIRIEEALGAEAVYPGLATFYNLKK
- the ycaO gene encoding 30S ribosomal protein S12 methylthiotransferase accessory factor YcaO, with product MVEQTFIKGKDACLEASIQKMQSGLATAGFQIQEASWLNPVPNVYSVHIKDAICPALFTNGKGASRKATLASALGEFFERVETNYFFSDFWLGQETAQGWLYYPDEKSLNVDDFRQALTPELWDIYDPEQEWAGEDLLSLNDDSQKVRCLPLKDEASGELVYFPMSVFSNLYASNGLCAGNTELEAKVQGLSEVFERWVKAKILRENLCLPEVPEAIIQTLPTVVEARAKLQAQGIAVSIRDASLGGFYPVMNVTLFDQNTGTCFASFGAHPIFEVALERTLTESLQGRSLELLDGFQLPIFDQDLVGDDENIENHFIDSSGLMHAHFISHQYDYAFVPWNFEGTTQEQWQYLVTKVQNLGFGVYSGFYDYYGVPAARVIVPGMSEIYPMDELLSRNQNLGRTLRELLNELADSDQAAQDFEFAYEEIDHLGFSDHQNVANLIGLLPDDNSPWKQFKVIDLKLALALSFADRYLVSELLETASYYVHDANLGKRYQVLGFILAAQDSDWDSEINLEVHKTLFGETLVKQVMANIEGEEVLWGMTFGQAMFAESQKHQGLLKVYERVNQAKQSAVTAI
- a CDS encoding FtsB family cell division protein, which translates into the protein MSVRLLSSDGGIGEYLSLSSRLDGISEEVAAQRAKNQLLRQEVEDLQSGSEAIETIARRKLGMIGENEVFVRVIEVPEIPQAMSLPIIDVPVPILDESEPEGAGPAE
- the kdsA gene encoding 3-deoxy-8-phosphooctulonate synthase, whose product is MKLCHFEAGIDQPLFLIAGPCVIESEALALETAFKLKEMTDELGIPFIYKSSYDKANRSSTKSFRGLGVEEGLRILQKVKDEIGVPVLTDVHEDTPLDEVASVVDVMQTPAFLVRQTNFIQNVCRQGIPVNIKKGQFQAPWDMDQVVAKAREVGNEHIMVCDRGTSFGYNTLISDMRGLASMRQTGCPVVFDATHSVQQPGGNGTTSGGQREMVPVLARAAIAAGISGIFMETHPDPKNALSDGPNMWPLGNLKPLLQTMQRLDALVKSEGFIESEFLG
- the tsaB gene encoding tRNA (adenosine(37)-N6)-threonylcarbamoyltransferase complex dimerization subunit type 1 TsaB, with amino-acid sequence MNILAIETATQACSASVYKEGVLFSRFEMAPQKHANLILGMVEAVLAEASLLPGQLDALAFSEGPGAFTGVRVATGVIQGLAYGWQKPVIGVSTLEALIWQAYEATGKTEWQACLDARMKEVYCQKGSVVDGRLVSEPTELVSLEIAEQRLQDKNGVGDIALEYPDLVEMTAFWQADLPKAAAIAMIASQRMDQACSVLEKVPVPVYLRNNVAEKKKGV
- a CDS encoding acetyl-CoA carboxylase carboxyltransferase subunit alpha, which encodes MKLDFLDFEQPIAELEAKIEELRHLDGQDMNLIQEVAALESKSKNLTEAIFKKLSDVQIAQVARHPQRPYLKEYLKNIFTDFKELHGDRAFADDPAIMGGLARINGEAVMVIGQQKGRDTKEKIKRNFGMPRPEGYRKALRLMKMAERFQLPILTFIDTPGAYPGINAEERGQSEAIARNLIEMSELKVPVICTVIGEGGSGGALAIGVGDVTMMMQYSTYSVISPEGCASILWKDAANAPDAAAALGITASRLKELGLVDVIVPEPLGGAHRDHAASASALKDALLTQLTLLRDKPIDQLLPARYQRYMGYGNFEIV
- a CDS encoding CTP synthase — its product is MTKFIFVTGGVVSSLGKGIAAASLGALLEARGLKVSMLKMDPYINVDPGTMSPFQHGEVFVTDDGAETDLDLGHYERFVQRHFTQRNSFSTGQVYDRVIRNERRGDYLGGTVQVIPHITDEIIRRIKLGAAGADVALVEVGGTVGDIESLPFLEAIRQLSIEVGRDRAIFMHLTLLPYIAVAGEVKTKPTQHSVKELRSIGIQPDILICRSERPLAESERRKIALFTNVQEAAVINSLDAKTIYQIPRMLHEQGLDDLVVNRFRMELPAADLSDWDAVVDAQLNPEKEVKIAMVGKYVDLTEAYKSLIEALIHAGIHTKTKVNIDYIDSENIETDGTGMIESADAILVPGGFGERGVEGKIAAIQYARENKIPYLGICLGMQMAVVEYARHVAGMADAHSTELNPKTTHPVVALITEWTDEEGQVIQRDEHADLGGTMRLGGQACSLTPGSKMHAIYGADSIRERHRHRYEVNDGYIPRLEEAGLIFAGKSEDGSLVETIEIADHPWFVACQFHPEFTSTPRNGHPLFKAFVEAANQFKK
- a CDS encoding ATP-dependent DNA helicase encodes the protein MNPDTLSKQVQLYLADGGELSQKIPGFEPRQAQIALAEKLVEVIETDGTFLAEAGTGTGKTYAYLLPALLSGKTVIISTATKNLQEQLVEKDLPLLLKTLKIKGHVQLLKGRENYLCPQRLELAQTAEANTKAVWAKLNKIQHWSEKTKVGDKAELTELDENDPVWSRVCSRMEFCQAADCHPETQCFYPKIKQQANEAQILVVNHHLFCADLALRENGYGEILPEAEIVIFDEAHKLPDIAAQFLGFSLSRHQLDDLARDAINALKMESPESQEVMDKVKGLEETVVTFCDALGKWEKRWTWEMFENDLASLKMLKRLLNHLTQVADNLKPLTERGKQIQAVHRRAQEFEKQLSHWLKAENEFQIRWLESSQARFKLNLTPLSVAGPFSRHREEMGGAWIFTSATLSVNGQFSYFANRLGLEDADNACWDSPFDYDSQGLIYHPIGLPQPRDPDYIKICLRAIWPLLAQTEGRAFLLFTSHKALQEAREILLTHWQGTLLVQGDAPKSALLQRFRESEKALLLGTSSFWEGVDVKGEALKVVMIDRIPFAPPDDPIVQAREAYLKEKGLHGFVNFQLPEAIIAMKQGAGRLIRDVQDTGILVLCDPRLSQKPYGKVIAKSLPSFPWVYDVQTVLSFLKENDKSLNSKQEKDA
- the tilS gene encoding tRNA lysidine(34) synthetase TilS; protein product: MANNASPQQVVSALQDFVAQNTSPLWVAFSGGLDSTVLLHALTQLRLSNPKLNLTAVYVHHGLQAAADDWQSHCKQICDNWLVTFFAIPVEVKAVARQGIEAVARQKRYEAFAHLIRDQGVLLTAHHQRDQAETVLMALARGSGVQGLSGMTPETDKTFQSTQLHQARPLLNVPYEALLAYATEHQLFWVEDPSNQNIDFKRNFVRHEILPKFNQAWSFSEQNIALSASLLHESASLLEQLALIDVGDKNCSVYGLDLQVLDGLDWARQKNVLQYWFQTHLKLGINQSIFEWLRHTLASYRSSSSPSFALANGYVLRIHGFSLYCLCQAELGRPYHYDFENFSKLSLRYPFKTLISPKWFLSHQVDFAWLREGLSIRSIHPSDLQAMPGLKTWFKNHKIAPWLREIWPVLAYENQLVAILGFKTLSQYQNPPV